One Molothrus aeneus isolate 106 chromosome 29, BPBGC_Maene_1.0, whole genome shotgun sequence genomic region harbors:
- the ADD2 gene encoding beta-adducin isoform X1 produces the protein MSTAASPEPLPEPPAPGPRCPPQEDPEFLRARGGAGDLRQDFNLMEQKKRVTMILQSPSFREELESLIQEQMKKGNNSSHVWALRQIADFMATTSPATLPTSPMGLASVTPINDLHGTEGPALAKGERLMRCKVGSIHRLLDLYGWAQLGHAAVTLRVSKEQEHFLVAPQGLACSEVTAASLVKVNVLGAVVEQGSTGFAPDARSFSLHAAIYAARPDIRCIVRLHTPAAAAVSAMRCGLLPISRAALLLGDVAYFDFRGEVEDEADRVELQKCLGPTCKILVLRNHGVLALGDTAEEAFYSIFHLQAACEVQVSALASAGGAENLIVLERGAQQQRGPQALSAVRRAGATFGPLHKSRLGEHEFEALMRMLDNLGYRTGYTYRYPFVQEKSKPKSDVLIPATVTAFVFEEEPAGPPALRQHAHKQQKEKTRWLNTPNTYTRVSLAEEAQGSAGAQRTKTTWLRADEVEKGSSGTPIRIENPNQFVPLYTDPQEVLEMRNKIREQNRQDVKSAGPQSQLLASVIAETSRSPSTESHLGDAEAKEGGEEAPPEPEPPNPFSQLTDQELEEYKQEVERKKRLQGEKDAAAEDRGAPPPEPPPPEPPAPAEPTEGDKKADGGQAPPDSTAEKEPPAVVNGKDEEQSTEENLGKGGTDRTTTNADQDAPKEKETVTSNPVSPDGSPSKSPSKKKKKFRTPSFLKKGKKKEKIES, from the exons ATGAGCACGGCCGCCAGCCCCGAGCCCCTGCCCGAGccccccgccccggggccgcGCTGTCCCCCCCAGGAGGACCCCGAGTTCctgcgggcgcggggcggggccggggacCTGCGCCAGGACTTCAACCTGATGGAGCAGAAGAAGCGGGTGACAATGATCCTGCAGAGCCCG TCCTTccgggaggagctggagagccTGATCCAGGAGCAGATGAAGAAGGGGAACAACTCGTCCCACGTGTGGGCGCTGCGGCAGATCGCCGACTTCATGGCCACCACGTcccctgccaccctgcccaCCTCCCCCATGG GGCTAGCATCGGTCACCCCCATCAATGACCTGCACGGGACAGAGGGGCCGGCCCTGGCCAAGGGCGAGCGGCTGATGCGCTGCAAGGTGGGCAGCATCCACCGGCTGCTGGACCTGTAcggctgggcacagctgggacacgctgctgtCACC CTGCGGGtcagcaaggagcaggagcactTCTTGGTGGCCCCGCAGGGGCTGGCGTGCAGCGAGGTGACAGCGGCCAGCCTG gTGAAGGTGAACGTGCTGGGGGCCGTggtggagcagggcagcaccGGCTTTGCCCCCGACGCCCGCAGTTTCAGCCTCCACGCCGCCATCTACGCGGCGCGCCCCGACATCCGCTGCATCGTGCGGCTGCACAccccggccgcggccgcc GTCTCGGCCATGCGCTGCGGGCTCCTGCCCATCTCCCGCGCCGCGCTGCTCCTGGGGGACGTCGCCTACTTCGACTTCCGCGGGGAGGTGGAGGACGAGGCGGATCGCGTGGAGCTCCAGAAGTGCCTCGGGCCCACCTGCAAG ATCCTGGTGCTGCGGAACCACGGCGTGCTGGCGCTGGGCGACACGGCCGAGGAGGCTTTCTACAGCATCTTCCACCTGCAGGCGGCCTGCGAGGTGCAG GTGTCGGCGCTGGCGAGCGCGGGCGGCGCGGAGAACCTGATCGTGCTGGAGCGGGGCGCGCAGCAGCAGCGCGGCCCGCAGGCGCTGAGCGCCGTGCGCCGCGCCGGGGCCACCTTCGGGCCGCTGCACAAGAGCCGCCTGGGCGAGCACGAGTTCGAGGCGCTCATGAGGATGCTGGACAACCTG GGCTACCGCACGGGCTACACGTACCGCTACCCCTTCGTGCAGGAGAAGAGCAAGCCCAAGAGCGACGTGCTGATCCCCGCCACCGTCACGGCCTTCGTGTTCGAGGAGGAGCCCGCCGGGCCCCCCGCCCTGCGCCAGCACGCCCAcaagcagcagaaggagaagaCGCGGTGGCTCAACACGCCCAACACCTACACCAGGGTCAGCCTGGCCGAGGAGGCGCAGGGCAGCGCCGGGGCCCAGAGGACAAAGACCACG TGGCTGCGGGCAGACGAGGTGGAGAAGGGCAGCAGTGGGACCCCGATCCGCATCGAGAACCCCAACCAGTTCGTGCCGCTCTACACGGACCCgcaggaggtgctggagatGCGCAACaag ATCCGCGAGCAAAACCGCCAGGACGTGAAATCAGCTGGGCCCCAGTCACAGCTGCTGGCCAGCGTCATCGCCGAGACCAGCCGCAGCCCC TCCACCGAGAGCCATCTGGGGGACGCAGAGGCCAAGGAGGGCGGGGAGGAGGCTCCCCCCGAGCCAGAGCCCCCCAACCCCTTCAGCCAGCTGACggaccaggagctggaggagtaCAAGCAGGAGGTGGAGAGGAAGAAGCGCCTGCAGG GCGAGAAGGACGCGGCAGCAGAGGACAGAGGGGCTCCCCCCCCAGAGCCGCCCCCGCCGGAGCCCCCAGCGCCTGCAGAGCCCACGGAGG GTGATAAGAAGGCCGATGGTGGCCAAGCCCCCCCTGATTCCACTGCCGAGAAGGAGCCACCAGCGGTGGTGAACGGGAAGGACGAGGAGCAAAGCACCGAGGAAAACCTTGGAAAAGGGGGGACAGACCGGACAACCACCAACGCCGACCAGGACGCCCCCAAGGAGAAGGAGACAGTGACCAGCAACCCCGTGTCCCCCGACGGTTCACCCTCCAAATCACCCtccaaaaagaagaagaaattccGGACCCCGTCTTTcctgaaaaaaggcaaaaagaaggagaagatcGAGTCCTGA
- the ADD2 gene encoding beta-adducin isoform X2: MSTAASPEPLPEPPAPGPRCPPQEDPEFLRARGGAGDLRQDFNLMEQKKRVTMILQSPSFREELESLIQEQMKKGNNSSHVWALRQIADFMATTSPATLPTSPMGLASVTPINDLHGTEGPALAKGERLMRCKVGSIHRLLDLYGWAQLGHAAVTLRVSKEQEHFLVAPQGLACSEVTAASLVKVNVLGAVVEQGSTGFAPDARSFSLHAAIYAARPDIRCIVRLHTPAAAAVSAMRCGLLPISRAALLLGDVAYFDFRGEVEDEADRVELQKCLGPTCKILVLRNHGVLALGDTAEEAFYSIFHLQAACEVQVSALASAGGAENLIVLERGAQQQRGPQALSAVRRAGATFGPLHKSRLGEHEFEALMRMLDNLGYRTGYTYRYPFVQEKSKPKSDVLIPATVTAFVFEEEPAGPPALRQHAHKQQKEKTRWLNTPNTYTRVSLAEEAQGSAGAQRTKTTWLRADEVEKGSSGTPIRIENPNQFVPLYTDPQEVLEMRNKIREQNRQDVKSAGPQSQLLASVIAETSRSPSTESHLGDAEAKEGGEEAPPEPEPPNPFSQLTDQELEEYKQEVERKKRLQGEKDAAAEDRGAPPPEPPPPEPPAPAEPTEGVIPESLAP, encoded by the exons ATGAGCACGGCCGCCAGCCCCGAGCCCCTGCCCGAGccccccgccccggggccgcGCTGTCCCCCCCAGGAGGACCCCGAGTTCctgcgggcgcggggcggggccggggacCTGCGCCAGGACTTCAACCTGATGGAGCAGAAGAAGCGGGTGACAATGATCCTGCAGAGCCCG TCCTTccgggaggagctggagagccTGATCCAGGAGCAGATGAAGAAGGGGAACAACTCGTCCCACGTGTGGGCGCTGCGGCAGATCGCCGACTTCATGGCCACCACGTcccctgccaccctgcccaCCTCCCCCATGG GGCTAGCATCGGTCACCCCCATCAATGACCTGCACGGGACAGAGGGGCCGGCCCTGGCCAAGGGCGAGCGGCTGATGCGCTGCAAGGTGGGCAGCATCCACCGGCTGCTGGACCTGTAcggctgggcacagctgggacacgctgctgtCACC CTGCGGGtcagcaaggagcaggagcactTCTTGGTGGCCCCGCAGGGGCTGGCGTGCAGCGAGGTGACAGCGGCCAGCCTG gTGAAGGTGAACGTGCTGGGGGCCGTggtggagcagggcagcaccGGCTTTGCCCCCGACGCCCGCAGTTTCAGCCTCCACGCCGCCATCTACGCGGCGCGCCCCGACATCCGCTGCATCGTGCGGCTGCACAccccggccgcggccgcc GTCTCGGCCATGCGCTGCGGGCTCCTGCCCATCTCCCGCGCCGCGCTGCTCCTGGGGGACGTCGCCTACTTCGACTTCCGCGGGGAGGTGGAGGACGAGGCGGATCGCGTGGAGCTCCAGAAGTGCCTCGGGCCCACCTGCAAG ATCCTGGTGCTGCGGAACCACGGCGTGCTGGCGCTGGGCGACACGGCCGAGGAGGCTTTCTACAGCATCTTCCACCTGCAGGCGGCCTGCGAGGTGCAG GTGTCGGCGCTGGCGAGCGCGGGCGGCGCGGAGAACCTGATCGTGCTGGAGCGGGGCGCGCAGCAGCAGCGCGGCCCGCAGGCGCTGAGCGCCGTGCGCCGCGCCGGGGCCACCTTCGGGCCGCTGCACAAGAGCCGCCTGGGCGAGCACGAGTTCGAGGCGCTCATGAGGATGCTGGACAACCTG GGCTACCGCACGGGCTACACGTACCGCTACCCCTTCGTGCAGGAGAAGAGCAAGCCCAAGAGCGACGTGCTGATCCCCGCCACCGTCACGGCCTTCGTGTTCGAGGAGGAGCCCGCCGGGCCCCCCGCCCTGCGCCAGCACGCCCAcaagcagcagaaggagaagaCGCGGTGGCTCAACACGCCCAACACCTACACCAGGGTCAGCCTGGCCGAGGAGGCGCAGGGCAGCGCCGGGGCCCAGAGGACAAAGACCACG TGGCTGCGGGCAGACGAGGTGGAGAAGGGCAGCAGTGGGACCCCGATCCGCATCGAGAACCCCAACCAGTTCGTGCCGCTCTACACGGACCCgcaggaggtgctggagatGCGCAACaag ATCCGCGAGCAAAACCGCCAGGACGTGAAATCAGCTGGGCCCCAGTCACAGCTGCTGGCCAGCGTCATCGCCGAGACCAGCCGCAGCCCC TCCACCGAGAGCCATCTGGGGGACGCAGAGGCCAAGGAGGGCGGGGAGGAGGCTCCCCCCGAGCCAGAGCCCCCCAACCCCTTCAGCCAGCTGACggaccaggagctggaggagtaCAAGCAGGAGGTGGAGAGGAAGAAGCGCCTGCAGG GCGAGAAGGACGCGGCAGCAGAGGACAGAGGGGCTCCCCCCCCAGAGCCGCCCCCGCCGGAGCCCCCAGCGCCTGCAGAGCCCACGGAGG GAGTTATCCCTGAATCCCTGGCGCCGTA G